A segment of the Kluyveromyces marxianus DMKU3-1042 DNA, complete genome, chromosome 5 genome:
AATGAGACTATATGAAGAAATTACTTCGTTCGAATCCTTTAAAGACGATATCATGGAAGATATACTATCAATTGTTGTCTGAAACTCATGCTGGTATTCATTTGCTTCTCCTGCTGGCTCTTGATTTGTAATATCCAGCTCTGAATTACCGTAAATAACTGGCTTCAATATTCTTGTCACTTTGCGCTGTCTCGTTCTGCTTTTGGAAACATCGCTCTTTATAGGTATTTCatccaaaatatcaaagGGGTCCAATGAGGTAGCATTGTTTCCATGTTGCTGATCTATCTGTTTTGGAACCAATGGCGAGGTTTCATGCGTTCTATCAAATGTTGTAGAAGAGCTTTCTGCTTCATCCTCGCTTGAGGTAAAGCTGTCGTCACTTGTTGAATTCGCATCATCATTTCTGCGACTCAGATATTTCTTAGCCAAAGCCTGAAATTTACTACGATGACCATAAACTCGCATCCAGGAATTCCTGCTTCTATGGATGGGTGCGTATTAAAGTAGGTTCCTTTTAGGTTCCCTTCAGGTTTTGCTTAGTTTCCCTTTCTACGATGAGATAGCATGTTTACGCGTTACTAAATAGTCGCGTTAAATTCTCTTTAATTTGAGATTTCTCGAAGTTACcgttgaaattgaagaaaggtGCGTGGTAACTAGAAGACTACACAGGAAAAGCATGCAATCAAAACAGAGAAGCGAGAATATACCAAGTTGAACTTCACTGATAGCCGAAGGACATTAGAAAATATACTTGCATTCCCCTTTTGTACCAATTTTTCGCACTCATTCCTTTAAGTAATGTATGGAGATTTAGCTAACAAACTGGTGCTCGAAGCTAAGAGAACACAACAGCTATCACAAGCAGGATTTAACAAGCAACAACTACCAGCATACCAAGATGAGCTTATAAGAGGAATCATAAGAGAGGTATCTGCACTGAAAAAGAATGTGGATTACCTGCGTGAAGAACAGCTCGCAGATCAAAACAACAAGATGACGCAGTGCAGGTATGTGGTAGCGATGCTGTCAATGGAAAGGAACAAGAGATGTCTACTGGCATACGAAAAGTTGAGAAGCGAGCTGCTGGACGCAATGGTGTGGGATAACAACGGAATGGAGTTTTCCAGTCTGCTTTCGACATCTAATTCCAAAACACAATTTGACTCTTCCATGCTATCTCATGCAGAACAAGAATATCTAAAGGAATACTCGCAGCTGCTTACAGAGCTGAAAAGCGGACAACTTTCAGAAATAGATCTCACGGGAACTCTAGAGCCCCCAAGTGACGTGTTCATAGATGTAAGAGTCCTCAAAGATGCCGGCCAAATTGAAACAGAATATGGTGTCTTTAACCTCATCAAAGACTCACAGTTCTTCGTTAGA
Coding sequences within it:
- the PSF1 gene encoding DNA replication protein PSF1, with product MYGDLANKLVLEAKRTQQLSQAGFNKQQLPAYQDELIRGIIREVSALKKNVDYLREEQLADQNNKMTQCRYVVAMLSMERNKRCLLAYEKLRSELLDAMVWDNNGMEFSSLLSTSNSKTQFDSSMLSHAEQEYLKEYSQLLTELKSGQLSEIDLTGTLEPPSDVFIDVRVLKDAGQIETEYGVFNLIKDSQFFVRQSDVERLIQQGYLQKI